One Methylosarcina fibrata AML-C10 DNA segment encodes these proteins:
- the rbbA gene encoding ribosome-associated ATPase/putative transporter RbbA, which yields MNSPGFTDPVARVQAVSLRYGRLPALDELSLEIPGGCMAGLIGPDGVGKSSLMSLLTGARKMQQGRIEVLGGDIADATHRRSICPRIAYMPQGLGKNLYLTLSVFENIDFFGRLFGQGMAERRQRIGELLDSTGLSSFRDRPAGKLSGGMKQKLGLCCALIHEPDLLVLDEPTTGVDPLSRVQFWELIGRLRARHPGMSVLVSTAYMDEAERFDWLAAMDAGRVLATGTAAQLRSEAGADSLEAAFIRLLPEEKRQGHKEITIPPRTIREEREIAIEARGLTMRFGDFVAVDRVSLRIERGEIFGFLGSNGCGKSTTMKMLTGLLQPSEGEALLFGRVVDAGNLDTRKRVGYMSQAFSLYSELTVRQNLELHARLFHLPEAGIPARVSEIADRFLLGSVMDVLPDSLPLGIRQRLSLAVAVIHKPDLLILDEPTSGVDPVARDSFWELMIDLSRRDRVTIFISTHFMNEAERCDRISLMHAGKVLVSDSPAALVERTGHAGLEAAFIDYLKEASGLGAEPASANPVLDASRPGLSAASANGRIADFSLLRLFSYTLRETVELRRDPVRWLIALFGTLLLMATFGYGISMDVENLRFAVLDRDQTQLSRNYALDLGGSRYFVAQPPLADYDELDRRMRSGELSLAIEIPPHFARDLERGDNVKIGAWIDGAMPSRAENVLGYVQAMHQVWLLEQMRHHAAGRGPAELISVETRFRYNPDVRSLPAIVPAVIPMLLMLVLAMLSALSVVREKELGSILNLYVTPVTRLEFLLGKQLPYIVLGMINFFLVCGLAVFVFGVPLKGDFLLLSVAALLYVTTATGLGLLISAFTRSQIAAIFATSIATVIPTRQFSGMLDPVSSLEGGARFVGEIFPATHFVTICRGVFSKGLGFAELSPLLLPIALAIPVILILSVALLQKQER from the coding sequence ATGAACAGTCCCGGTTTTACGGATCCCGTCGCTCGCGTACAGGCCGTCAGCCTGCGTTACGGCAGGCTCCCGGCCCTCGACGAGCTGAGCCTGGAGATTCCGGGCGGATGCATGGCGGGGCTCATCGGCCCCGACGGCGTCGGCAAGTCCAGCCTGATGTCGCTGCTGACCGGAGCCCGAAAAATGCAGCAAGGCCGAATCGAAGTGTTGGGCGGCGACATCGCCGATGCGACGCACCGGCGGTCGATTTGTCCACGAATCGCCTATATGCCGCAAGGATTGGGCAAAAATCTTTACCTGACGCTCTCTGTATTCGAAAACATCGATTTTTTCGGCCGGCTGTTCGGTCAAGGGATGGCTGAACGCCGTCAGCGCATCGGCGAACTGCTCGACAGCACAGGATTGAGCTCCTTTCGGGACCGTCCGGCCGGCAAACTGTCGGGGGGAATGAAGCAAAAGCTCGGACTTTGCTGCGCCTTGATCCACGAGCCCGACCTCCTGGTGCTGGACGAACCGACCACCGGAGTCGATCCTTTGTCGCGCGTCCAGTTCTGGGAACTGATCGGGCGCCTGAGGGCACGTCATCCGGGCATGAGCGTACTCGTCTCGACCGCCTATATGGACGAGGCCGAAAGATTCGACTGGCTGGCGGCGATGGATGCAGGCCGGGTTCTGGCAACCGGCACGGCCGCTCAATTGCGGTCGGAAGCCGGCGCCGACTCGCTGGAAGCGGCCTTTATCCGGTTGCTGCCGGAAGAAAAGCGCCAGGGCCACAAAGAAATAACGATTCCTCCAAGAACTATCCGGGAAGAGCGCGAAATTGCAATCGAGGCGCGCGGCCTGACCATGCGCTTCGGCGATTTCGTCGCGGTCGACCGGGTCAGCCTTCGCATCGAACGTGGCGAGATCTTCGGATTTCTCGGCTCCAACGGTTGCGGCAAATCGACCACGATGAAAATGCTTACCGGCTTGCTGCAACCTTCGGAGGGCGAAGCGCTGTTGTTCGGGCGCGTGGTCGACGCCGGCAATCTCGACACGCGCAAGCGCGTCGGCTATATGTCCCAGGCGTTCTCGCTGTATTCCGAGCTGACCGTACGGCAAAACCTGGAGCTGCACGCACGATTGTTCCATTTGCCCGAAGCCGGCATACCCGCCCGCGTCAGCGAGATAGCCGATCGCTTCCTGCTCGGATCGGTCATGGACGTCCTGCCCGATTCTTTGCCTCTGGGCATACGGCAGCGCCTGTCCCTGGCCGTGGCCGTGATTCACAAGCCCGACCTGCTGATTCTCGACGAGCCGACTTCCGGCGTCGATCCGGTCGCGCGGGACAGCTTTTGGGAACTGATGATCGATCTTTCGCGCCGGGATCGCGTCACCATTTTCATTTCGACCCATTTCATGAACGAAGCCGAGCGCTGCGACCGCATCTCGCTGATGCACGCCGGCAAGGTGCTGGTCAGCGACAGTCCGGCTGCCCTGGTCGAGCGCACCGGCCATGCCGGGCTCGAAGCGGCATTCATCGATTACCTGAAAGAGGCAAGCGGACTTGGCGCTGAGCCGGCGTCGGCAAATCCCGTTCTGGACGCCAGCCGTCCTGGCCTGAGCGCTGCCTCGGCGAACGGCCGTATCGCCGATTTCAGCCTGCTGCGCCTGTTCAGCTACACTCTTCGCGAAACGGTGGAGCTGCGGCGCGATCCCGTTCGTTGGCTGATCGCCTTGTTCGGCACGTTATTGCTGATGGCCACGTTCGGTTACGGCATCAGCATGGACGTGGAGAATCTGCGTTTTGCGGTGCTCGACCGCGATCAGACGCAGCTTAGCCGAAACTATGCGCTGGATCTCGGCGGCTCCCGCTATTTCGTCGCACAGCCGCCCCTTGCCGACTACGACGAGCTCGACCGGCGCATGCGCAGCGGCGAGCTGAGCCTGGCGATCGAGATTCCGCCGCATTTTGCACGCGATCTGGAACGCGGCGACAACGTGAAAATAGGCGCCTGGATCGACGGGGCGATGCCGTCTCGCGCCGAGAACGTGCTGGGCTACGTGCAGGCCATGCATCAGGTCTGGTTGCTCGAACAGATGCGGCACCATGCGGCGGGACGAGGCCCGGCCGAGCTGATTTCGGTCGAGACGCGTTTTCGTTACAACCCCGACGTCAGGAGTTTGCCGGCCATTGTGCCGGCGGTGATCCCGATGCTGCTGATGCTGGTTCTGGCCATGCTCAGCGCGCTCAGCGTGGTGCGGGAAAAAGAGCTGGGCTCGATCCTGAATCTGTACGTCACGCCGGTGACCAGACTGGAGTTTTTGCTGGGCAAACAGTTGCCTTACATCGTCCTCGGGATGATCAACTTTTTTCTCGTGTGCGGATTGGCCGTGTTTGTCTTCGGCGTGCCTCTCAAAGGCGACTTCCTGCTGCTGAGCGTGGCCGCACTGCTCTACGTGACCACCGCCACCGGCCTGGGTCTTCTGATCTCGGCCTTTACCCGCAGCCAGATCGCCGCCATTTTCGCCACGTCGATTGCCACCGTCATTCCGACCCGGCAATTTTCGGGCATGCTCGATCCCGTATCGTCGCTGGAAGGTGGGGCACGCTTTGTCGGCGAGATATTCCCGGCGACGCATTTCGTGACCATTTGCCGGGGCGTCTTTTCTAAAGGGCTGGGTTTCGCCGAACTGAGCCCCTTGTTGTTGCCGATCGCTCTCGCGATTCCGGTGATCCTGATCTTAAGCGTCGCGCTGCTGCAGAAACAGGAGCGTTAG
- a CDS encoding DHA2 family efflux MFS transporter permease subunit: MKTLETSSPNLILETPALEKNNGSHLGLPQWIGFIGMVFGIFMAVLDIQIVASSLEQIQAGLSATREEITWVQTAYLVAEVVIIPLSGWLARALSTRYLFALACGGFTLMSLFCALAWNLPSMVIFRALQGLFGGAMIPTVFAVIYTLFPPRLQPAMVIVVGLVVTVAPTAGPVLGGYLTDAVSWKALFLVNLAPGLLVSLSTWLFVRVDEPEWDLLDKIDFRGILYIVLFLGSMQFVLEEGVKEQWFESREIGFFALIAVVSGTAMLYRELTIEHPIVDLWAFRNRNFAVGCIFSFILGIGLYTIIYLMPVYLANVKGLSSLQIGQYVMVTGLFQFVSAFVAGPMAKILDSRWMLALGLLLYGLGTWMNGNLTYEAGYWEFFWPQAVRGFALMFCFLPINSLALGTLPAEEVKNASGLYNLMRNLGGAIGLAVANTLMIQLNKGNYAVLREKVTGGSAEAQAFLSGMKQHLIASSSPDPELAALKQLYGLAMREAEVLTLNTLFHILGLVFFAALLLMPWVRKVSAGEDPGGGH; the protein is encoded by the coding sequence ATGAAGACCCTTGAGACCTCTTCCCCGAACCTGATTCTGGAAACGCCTGCCCTTGAGAAAAATAACGGCTCCCATCTCGGTCTTCCGCAATGGATCGGCTTCATCGGCATGGTGTTCGGCATCTTCATGGCGGTTCTGGACATCCAGATCGTGGCCAGCTCGCTGGAACAGATACAGGCCGGCCTGTCGGCGACCCGGGAAGAAATCACCTGGGTGCAAACCGCCTATCTGGTCGCGGAAGTCGTGATTATTCCGCTGTCCGGCTGGCTGGCCCGGGCACTTTCGACCCGCTACCTGTTTGCTCTGGCCTGCGGCGGATTCACGTTGATGAGCCTGTTCTGCGCGCTGGCCTGGAATCTGCCGTCGATGGTGATTTTCCGGGCTTTGCAGGGGCTGTTCGGCGGCGCGATGATTCCGACGGTGTTCGCGGTGATCTACACGCTGTTTCCGCCGCGGCTTCAACCGGCCATGGTCATCGTCGTGGGCCTCGTGGTCACGGTCGCGCCGACCGCAGGACCGGTGCTGGGCGGCTATCTGACCGACGCGGTCTCCTGGAAGGCGCTGTTTCTGGTCAATCTGGCGCCGGGGCTTCTGGTGTCCCTGTCGACCTGGCTGTTCGTCCGGGTCGACGAGCCGGAGTGGGATCTCCTGGACAAAATCGATTTCCGGGGCATCCTGTACATCGTGCTTTTTCTGGGCAGCATGCAGTTCGTGCTGGAGGAAGGCGTCAAGGAGCAATGGTTCGAAAGCCGCGAGATCGGCTTCTTCGCCTTGATCGCCGTGGTCTCGGGAACGGCGATGCTCTACCGCGAACTGACCATCGAGCATCCCATCGTCGATCTGTGGGCGTTCCGGAACCGGAATTTTGCCGTAGGCTGTATCTTCAGCTTCATTCTGGGCATTGGGCTTTACACCATCATTTATCTGATGCCGGTGTACCTGGCCAACGTCAAGGGCCTGAGCAGCCTGCAAATCGGGCAGTACGTGATGGTGACCGGACTGTTCCAATTCGTCTCGGCCTTTGTCGCGGGCCCCATGGCCAAAATCCTGGACTCCCGCTGGATGCTGGCCCTGGGTTTACTGCTCTACGGCCTGGGCACCTGGATGAACGGCAACTTGACTTACGAAGCCGGCTACTGGGAGTTTTTCTGGCCGCAGGCGGTGCGCGGGTTTGCCCTGATGTTCTGCTTCCTGCCGATCAATTCGCTGGCGCTAGGCACTTTGCCTGCGGAGGAAGTCAAAAACGCCAGCGGGCTCTACAATCTGATGCGTAATCTGGGCGGCGCGATCGGCCTGGCGGTCGCCAATACCCTGATGATACAACTCAACAAAGGCAATTACGCGGTACTGCGCGAGAAAGTGACGGGAGGATCGGCCGAAGCCCAGGCTTTTCTGTCGGGCATGAAACAGCACCTGATCGCGTCGTCGTCCCCGGACCCTGAGCTGGCGGCGCTGAAGCAGCTTTACGGACTGGCCATGCGCGAAGCCGAAGTCCTAACGCTCAATACGCTGTTTCATATTCTCGGCCTGGTGTTTTTCGCCGCCCTGCTGCTGATGCCGTGGGTAAGAAAAGTATCGGCCGGAGAGGATCCGGGCGGCGGGCATTGA
- a CDS encoding TetR/AcrR family transcriptional regulator, with protein MTRSPKSKQQAILEAAKRAFLAHGYSGASMESIAEAAPVSKPTLYSHFKGKQELFSAVIAGECETLLNTLARSQAEIRNPAAALKTIAHAFVDLIYAEDALNLYRLIISEQQNFPELGTQVYRTGPEPILKQLSAYLAELSASGALTMPDVATSSRLFLSMLKGDEHLRCLLGMQSGLNEAEKEALIDAAVSLFLKGHGHDA; from the coding sequence ATGACCCGATCTCCCAAATCCAAACAGCAGGCCATTCTCGAGGCGGCCAAACGAGCCTTCCTCGCGCACGGTTACAGCGGCGCCAGCATGGAATCCATCGCCGAAGCCGCGCCGGTATCGAAACCGACCCTTTACAGCCATTTCAAGGGCAAACAGGAGCTGTTTTCCGCGGTGATTGCCGGCGAATGCGAGACTTTATTGAATACGCTTGCCCGTTCCCAGGCGGAAATCAGGAACCCTGCCGCCGCGCTCAAGACCATCGCCCACGCCTTCGTCGATCTGATTTATGCCGAAGACGCCCTGAATCTGTACCGGTTGATTATTTCCGAACAGCAAAATTTTCCCGAGCTGGGGACGCAAGTCTACCGGACCGGCCCTGAGCCGATACTGAAGCAATTGTCGGCTTATCTGGCCGAACTGTCCGCGTCGGGAGCCTTGACGATGCCGGACGTGGCGACCTCCAGCCGGTTGTTTCTGAGCATGTTGAAGGGCGACGAACACTTGCGCTGCCTGCTCGGCATGCAGTCCGGATTGAACGAGGCGGAAAAGGAAGCGCTGATCGATGCCGCCGTTTCACTGTTTCTGAAAGGGCATGGCCATGACGCATAA
- a CDS encoding HlyD family secretion protein produces MRASLKKTLTLILTGAAIAAAAAWWSLRPDGLPPGIVSGNGRIEATEIDVATKSAGRVVEIGPHEGDFVQAGALLARMDTDVLLAQKAEAEAQVRQAENAHLTAKSIVAQRESERRAAEAVVAQRRAELDVARKRLKRSQRLVGEGATPQQEVDDNHARVLGAEATVKAAEAEVAAARAGIEAAKSQVVESQSLIEAAKATVARLKVDIDDRELKAPRDGRVQYRIAEPGEVLEAGGRVLNMVDLTDVYMTFFLPTEAAGKVALGSDVRLVFDAAPELVIPARASFVASVAQFTPKTVETESERLKLMFRVRARIAPELLKQHLEQVKTGIPGMAYVKIDSTVDWPPELAVKLTK; encoded by the coding sequence ATGAGAGCATCGCTGAAAAAAACGCTGACTCTGATTCTGACCGGAGCGGCCATTGCCGCGGCCGCGGCCTGGTGGAGCTTGCGCCCGGACGGGCTGCCTCCAGGGATCGTGTCCGGCAACGGCCGCATCGAAGCGACCGAAATCGACGTTGCCACCAAGTCTGCCGGCCGGGTCGTCGAAATTGGACCGCACGAGGGCGATTTTGTGCAGGCCGGCGCTCTGCTGGCGCGCATGGATACGGACGTGCTGCTGGCCCAGAAGGCCGAGGCCGAGGCGCAAGTTCGCCAGGCCGAAAACGCTCATTTGACCGCAAAATCGATCGTTGCCCAACGCGAGAGCGAACGCCGTGCTGCAGAGGCGGTGGTAGCGCAGCGCCGGGCCGAGCTGGACGTGGCCCGAAAGCGGCTGAAACGGTCGCAGCGGCTGGTTGGCGAAGGCGCCACGCCGCAGCAGGAAGTCGACGACAACCATGCTCGAGTGTTGGGCGCGGAGGCAACCGTTAAAGCAGCGGAAGCGGAAGTCGCGGCCGCGCGCGCCGGCATCGAGGCGGCGAAATCGCAGGTGGTGGAGTCGCAGTCGTTGATCGAAGCCGCCAAAGCGACCGTGGCGCGGCTGAAGGTGGACATCGACGACCGCGAATTGAAGGCACCCCGCGACGGCCGCGTTCAATATCGGATTGCCGAGCCCGGTGAAGTGCTCGAGGCCGGTGGCCGCGTGCTGAACATGGTGGATCTGACCGACGTGTACATGACCTTCTTTCTGCCGACCGAAGCGGCCGGCAAGGTGGCGCTCGGCAGCGACGTCCGACTCGTGTTCGATGCCGCGCCCGAACTGGTGATTCCGGCCAGGGCCAGCTTCGTCGCCAGCGTCGCCCAGTTCACGCCGAAGACGGTCGAGACCGAGAGCGAGCGCCTCAAATTGATGTTTCGGGTGCGCGCGAGAATCGCTCCCGAGCTTCTGAAACAGCATCTCGAACAGGTCAAGACCGGTATTCCCGGCATGGCCTATGTCAAAATTGACTCGACCGTGGATTGGCCTCCCGAATTGGCGGTTAAATTGACCAAATGA
- a CDS encoding efflux transporter outer membrane subunit: MTHKIAFLLLSAGLAGCAVGPDYKETTPGVPDRWQAGKLLGERSGAEVGRAQAVLKPVDKNALARWWQSFGDIQLDLLMKQALAGNLDVRIALTRIDQARAERKSTRAELLPTVNIAAGAQRNENPFPGFAPGIKYNLFELGFDALWEVDLFGRQRRRLEAASADLEGAGELYRQSLVTLTSELARTYVDYRNLQNQLRITRTNLESQRHTLKLTERLDAEGVGTRHDVVRARAQVSATESRIPALEARLVSALRRLEVLSGRQPGSLDGRLNSEEAVPAAPAIGILASPAETIRHRPDLRAAERRLAAATAMQGAAIAELFPKISLSAFVGLRNTDLEQLFKSAAFSYGTAANLLQPLLNFGRIRAGIDLADAKQKEAYLAYEKAVLEALQETETSMTRYLKEEIRRQTLARSVADLKESVRLSNLRYQEGVISFLDVLDAQRALYVAEIDLAGSEAETATSLIALFKALGGGANAQWS; the protein is encoded by the coding sequence ATGACGCATAAGATAGCGTTTCTGCTGTTGAGCGCCGGTCTGGCAGGGTGTGCCGTAGGCCCCGATTACAAGGAAACGACACCCGGCGTTCCGGACCGATGGCAGGCGGGAAAACTGCTCGGGGAACGGAGCGGCGCCGAGGTTGGGCGTGCGCAAGCGGTGTTGAAACCCGTGGATAAAAACGCATTGGCGCGATGGTGGCAAAGTTTCGGCGACATTCAACTGGACCTCTTGATGAAACAGGCGCTTGCCGGCAACCTGGACGTCAGGATCGCATTGACCCGGATCGATCAGGCCCGAGCTGAACGCAAAAGCACCCGCGCGGAACTGTTGCCCACGGTCAATATCGCCGCCGGCGCCCAGCGCAATGAGAATCCGTTTCCCGGTTTCGCCCCCGGCATCAAGTACAATCTGTTCGAGCTGGGTTTCGATGCGCTGTGGGAAGTGGATCTGTTCGGGCGTCAGCGAAGACGCCTTGAGGCCGCTTCCGCCGATCTCGAAGGAGCCGGGGAACTGTATCGCCAGTCTTTGGTGACGTTGACCTCCGAACTGGCGCGAACCTACGTCGACTATCGAAATCTTCAGAACCAGCTCAGAATAACCCGTACGAATCTCGAATCGCAGCGGCATACGCTGAAGCTGACCGAACGGCTCGACGCCGAAGGCGTCGGCACCCGGCACGACGTGGTGCGCGCCAGGGCTCAGGTGTCCGCAACCGAATCCCGGATCCCGGCGCTGGAAGCCCGGCTGGTTTCCGCGTTGCGCCGGCTGGAAGTATTGTCGGGACGCCAGCCGGGTTCACTGGACGGGCGATTGAATTCGGAAGAAGCGGTGCCGGCGGCGCCGGCCATCGGCATTCTCGCTTCGCCGGCGGAAACGATCCGGCACCGCCCCGATCTCCGCGCCGCCGAACGGAGGCTGGCGGCGGCCACGGCGATGCAGGGCGCGGCGATCGCGGAACTGTTTCCGAAAATCTCGTTGTCGGCCTTCGTCGGTCTGCGCAATACCGATCTTGAGCAATTGTTCAAATCGGCCGCCTTTTCCTACGGCACCGCCGCCAATCTGTTGCAGCCTCTGCTCAATTTCGGCCGCATCCGCGCCGGCATCGATCTGGCCGATGCAAAACAGAAGGAAGCCTATCTCGCCTATGAAAAGGCCGTGCTCGAGGCGCTCCAGGAAACTGAAACGTCGATGACGCGCTATCTGAAAGAAGAAATCCGCCGGCAGACGCTGGCCCGTTCGGTGGCGGACTTGAAAGAATCGGTGCGGTTATCGAATTTGCGCTATCAGGAAGGCGTCATCTCTTTTCTCGACGTGCTCGATGCGCAGCGGGCTCTTTATGTCGCCGAAATCGATCTGGCCGGTTCCGAAGCGGAGACTGCGACCAGCCTGATTGCCTTGTTCAAGGCGCTGGGCGGCGGCGCGAACGCTCAATGGTCATGA
- a CDS encoding SRPBCC family protein: MQIHQLYRRQELNMALEEAWDFFSSPYHLNDITPAFFHVEITSGVPPKIYAGLMISYRMKAVFGIPMVWLSEISHCDEPKRFVYQQRIGPFKFWSHEVCLTETGYGVQLEDVVFYAMPFGWLGDLFNRWLIADRLERIFDTRRDCLKRQWPMAEGLSGLENARENGERN, from the coding sequence ATGCAAATTCATCAGCTTTACCGCCGGCAGGAATTGAACATGGCTTTGGAAGAAGCCTGGGATTTTTTTTCCTCCCCATATCATCTCAACGACATCACGCCGGCTTTTTTTCATGTCGAAATTACGTCCGGGGTTCCTCCGAAAATTTATGCCGGACTGATGATCAGCTACCGGATGAAAGCCGTGTTCGGGATTCCGATGGTCTGGCTGTCCGAAATCAGCCACTGCGACGAACCGAAACGCTTCGTCTATCAACAGCGCATCGGCCCGTTCAAATTCTGGAGCCACGAGGTCTGCCTGACCGAAACCGGATACGGCGTTCAACTGGAAGACGTCGTGTTCTATGCGATGCCGTTCGGCTGGCTCGGCGATCTTTTCAACCGCTGGCTGATCGCGGACAGACTGGAGCGCATCTTTGATACTCGGCGCGATTGCCTGAAGCGTCAATGGCCCATGGCGGAGGGGCTCAGCGGGCTCGAGAACGCTAGGGAAAACGGCGAGCGGAATTGA
- a CDS encoding ABC transporter permease has protein sequence MRILRNVFHLGGKELRSLGRDKLMLILIGFSFTAQVYLTATGLPESLHKAPIAIVDEDRSPLSSRIVHAFYPPHFLTPELIDQYATDPGMDVGLYTFVLDIPPDFQRDVLAGRRPTIQLNVDATRMSQSFIGNNYIQNIITGEVNAFVQGHRTVPVLPADLEVRARFNYNLSSVWFGSVMELINSITMLSIILTSAALIREREHGTIEHLLAMPLTPFEIMTAKVWAMGLVVAVVATASLVFVVQGLLGVPIEGSVGLFVLGMALHLFATTSMGIFLGTVARSMPQMGLLMIVVLLPLQMLSGGYTPRESMPEPVQNLMLVAPTTHFVSLAQAILYRGAGLSIVWPQFLALVGIGGVFFVLALIRFRRTIGAMA, from the coding sequence GTGCGCATTCTACGCAACGTCTTTCATCTCGGGGGCAAGGAATTGCGCAGCCTCGGGCGCGACAAACTGATGCTGATACTGATCGGGTTTTCTTTTACCGCGCAAGTCTACCTGACCGCGACCGGCCTGCCCGAATCGCTGCACAAAGCGCCGATCGCGATCGTCGACGAAGACCGTTCGCCTTTGTCGTCGCGCATCGTCCATGCCTTCTATCCGCCGCATTTTCTGACGCCGGAACTGATCGATCAATACGCCACCGATCCCGGCATGGACGTGGGCCTGTACACTTTCGTGCTCGACATTCCGCCCGATTTTCAGCGCGACGTGCTGGCCGGTCGCCGGCCGACCATCCAGCTCAACGTCGACGCCACCCGCATGTCGCAATCCTTCATCGGCAATAATTACATTCAGAACATCATCACCGGCGAGGTGAATGCCTTCGTACAAGGCCATCGCACCGTTCCTGTCCTGCCTGCCGATCTCGAGGTGCGGGCCCGGTTCAATTACAACCTGAGTTCGGTCTGGTTCGGCTCGGTGATGGAACTAATCAACAGCATCACCATGCTGTCCATCATTCTCACCAGCGCGGCGCTGATTCGCGAGCGTGAACACGGCACCATCGAACATTTGCTGGCGATGCCGCTGACGCCGTTCGAGATCATGACGGCGAAGGTATGGGCCATGGGCCTGGTGGTGGCCGTGGTGGCGACGGCCTCGCTTGTCTTCGTCGTCCAGGGGCTGCTCGGCGTGCCGATCGAAGGTTCGGTCGGCTTGTTCGTCCTGGGCATGGCTCTGCATCTTTTCGCCACGACCTCGATGGGCATTTTTCTCGGTACGGTCGCGCGCTCGATGCCGCAGATGGGCTTGTTGATGATCGTGGTGCTGTTGCCGCTGCAGATGTTGTCCGGCGGCTACACGCCGCGCGAAAGCATGCCCGAACCGGTGCAGAATCTCATGTTGGTTGCGCCGACCACGCATTTCGTTTCGTTGGCCCAGGCCATTCTGTACCGGGGAGCGGGTTTGAGCATCGTCTGGCCGCAGTTCCTCGCGTTGGTCGGCATCGGCGGCGTTTTCTTCGTCCTGGCGCTGATCCGTTTCCGCAGAACCATCGGTGCGATGGCCTGA
- a CDS encoding HlyD family secretion protein, translating into MHSPFFKSPFFIIALVLAASAGGLLYWFKTIRPFETTDNAYLKAHISLISPKESGYVREVLFEDNRKVMPGDLLVVIDDHDYQAKVAQAEAQVMLEKATMATLETDKQAQSAMIRQEQANMAASEANVEKSGKDLQRFRNLAAEGAISAQTRDTAESAYKQAKAERDKYLSTTQEAISRLSSLDARITETQARLKAALAALELARIDLANTRIFAPFEGVIGNRSVQVGQLVQPGTVLAYLIPSDGIFVEANFKETQIARMQPGQTVEIGVDALPDQQFTGMVDSFAPASGSEFSLLPPENATGNFTKIVRRVPVKIRFRAGTSLSRLRPGLSTTVRVKVR; encoded by the coding sequence ATGCACTCTCCGTTTTTCAAAAGCCCTTTTTTTATTATCGCGCTGGTCTTGGCCGCCTCGGCAGGCGGCCTGTTGTACTGGTTCAAAACCATCCGTCCGTTCGAGACGACCGACAATGCCTACCTGAAGGCTCACATCAGTCTGATCAGCCCCAAGGAATCGGGTTACGTCAGGGAAGTCCTGTTCGAAGACAACCGGAAGGTCATGCCGGGCGATCTGCTGGTGGTCATCGACGACCACGATTATCAAGCGAAGGTGGCCCAGGCCGAAGCGCAAGTCATGCTGGAAAAAGCCACCATGGCGACTCTGGAAACCGACAAGCAGGCACAAAGTGCGATGATCCGCCAGGAGCAGGCCAATATGGCGGCTTCGGAAGCCAATGTCGAAAAATCCGGCAAGGACTTGCAGCGTTTTCGCAACCTGGCCGCCGAGGGCGCCATCTCGGCTCAAACCCGGGACACGGCGGAATCGGCCTACAAACAGGCCAAGGCCGAGCGGGACAAATATCTTTCCACAACACAGGAAGCAATAAGCCGGCTGTCGTCGCTGGATGCCAGAATCACCGAGACCCAAGCCCGGCTGAAGGCGGCGCTGGCCGCTCTGGAACTGGCCCGGATCGATCTGGCCAATACCCGCATTTTCGCGCCGTTCGAGGGCGTCATCGGCAATCGCAGCGTCCAGGTCGGGCAACTGGTGCAACCGGGCACCGTGCTCGCCTATCTGATTCCGAGCGACGGCATTTTTGTCGAAGCTAATTTCAAGGAAACCCAGATTGCCCGGATGCAACCGGGGCAGACCGTCGAAATCGGCGTCGATGCGCTTCCGGACCAGCAATTCACGGGCATGGTCGACAGCTTCGCCCCGGCTTCAGGCTCAGAATTCAGCCTGTTGCCGCCGGAAAACGCGACCGGCAATTTCACCAAGATTGTTCGGCGCGTGCCGGTAAAGATTCGCTTCCGGGCCGGCACCAGCTTAAGCCGTCTGCGCCCGGGCCTGTCCACCACGGTCAGGGTCAAAGTGCGGTAA